The proteins below are encoded in one region of Hordeum vulgare subsp. vulgare chromosome 3H, MorexV3_pseudomolecules_assembly, whole genome shotgun sequence:
- the LOC123440336 gene encoding sphingosine kinase 2-like — MEDRQAAGVAATKVRVNGTPAEATLSTTTTGGYPELRWRCAGATSPARSLSLEADVLGAEASGKEVVVRAFVRARPGGKRRRREYVFEMADGEGAAAAWGETLRGCLDSFGRPKRLFVLINPYGGKRRASKIYEAEIKPLFEAAGVQVTTQETRYRGHAREVASSLDLARYDGIVCVSGDGVLVELVNGILQRSDWEEAIKMPIGVVPAGTGNGMAKSLLHAASETCSVSDAVFAIIKGHKQALDVCTIVQGEKTVFSVLSTTWGLVADVDIESEKYRWMGSARFDFYALVRIINLRRYRGSVHFVPAPGYEAYGDPVKEAENPIMEQNGESRACSYQGPSAEFQVSDWRSIDGPFVGVCVYNVPWAAENAMAAPEAKFSDGYMDAVLLKDCPKADLLALLLKMSDGSYVKSPHVTYLKVKSFRLSPGQLVEDPKRGGIVDVDGEVVARGEGTCGRNQDQDLMAYGPSVQLTVHQGLATVYCPK; from the exons ATGGAAGACCGGCAAGCCGCCGGCGTCGCCGCGACCAAGGTCCGCGTGAACGGCACGCCGGCCGAAGCTACgctctccaccaccaccacaggCGGTTACCCCGAGCTCCGGTGGCGCTGCGCCGGAGCCACCTCCCCGGCTCGGAGCCTCTCGCTGGAGGCCGACGTGCTCGGAGCCGAGGCGAGCGGCAAGGAGGTCGTCGTCAGGGCCTTCGTGCGCGCcaggccgggagggaagcggcgcAGGAGGGAGTACGTGTTCGAGATGGCCGACGGCGAGGGCGCGGCCGCGGCGTGGGGCGAGACGCTGCGGGGCTGCTTGGACTCGTTCG GCCGGCCCAAGAGACTGTTCGTCCTCATCAACCCCTACGGCGGCAAAAGACGGGCGAGCAAGATCTACGAGGCGGAAATCAAGCCCCTGTTCGAAGCCGCCGGCGTCCAAGTCACAACGCAAG AGACCCGGTACCGGGGGCATGCCCGGGAGGTGGCGTCCTCTCTGGATCTTGCGAGATACGACGGGATCGTCTGCGTCAGCGGCGATGGCGTCCTCGTGGAG CTTGTCAATGGAATTCTGCAAAGATCAGACTGGGAGGAAGCAATAAAGATGCCAATTGGGGTGGTTCCAGCTG GCACAGGAAACGGCATGGCTAAATCACTTCTGCATGCTGCCAGCGAGACGTGCTCTGTTTCGGACGCCGTATTTGCCATTATCAAAG GTCACAAGCAGGCCTTGGATGTCTGCACTATAGTGCAAGGGGAAAAGACTGTATTCAGCGTGCTGTCAACTACATGGG gtTTGGTGGCCGATGTTGACATCGAGTCTGAGAAATACAGGTGGATGGGGAGCGCGCGTTTCGACTTTTAT GCTCTGGTTCGCATAATAAACTTGCGCCGATACCGCGGAAGCGTCCACTTCGTGCCTGCCCCGGGCTACGAGGCATACGGAGATCCCGTCAAGGAAGCCGAGAATCCCATCATGGAGCAAAATGGGGAATCTCGGGCGTGTTCTTATCAAGGCCCTTCGGCCGAGTTTCAAGTTTCAGACTGGAGATCCATCGATGGCCCGTTTGTGGGCGTGTGCGTGTACAACGTGCCGTGGGCTGCTGAGAACGCCATGGCAGCTCCTGAAGCCAAG TTCTCAGATGGCTACATGGACGCGGTCCTGCTGAAAGACTGCCCCAAGGCCGATCTTTTGGCTCTGCTGCTGAAGATGAGCGATGGGAGCTACGTGAAATCGCCACATGTTACGTATCTCAAG GTGAAATCCTTTCGGTTATCGCCGGGGCAGCTCGTGGAGGATCCGAAAAGGGGCGGCATCGTAGACGTGGACGGCGAGGTGGTTGCCCGAGGAGAAGGAACGTGCGGCCGGAACCAGGATCAAGATTTGATGGCCTATGGTCCTTCTGTTCAGCTGACCGTGCACCAGGGCCTGGCCACTGTGTATTGTCCCAAATGA